In Humulus lupulus chromosome 6, drHumLupu1.1, whole genome shotgun sequence, a single genomic region encodes these proteins:
- the LOC133782284 gene encoding villin-4-like, giving the protein MAVSMRDLDSAFQGAGHKAGLEIWRIENFRPVPIPKSSHGKFFTGDSYVILKTTALKNGALRHDIHYWLGKDTTQDEAGTAAIKTVELDAALGGRAVQYREVQGYETEKFLSYFKPCIIPQQGGIASGFKHAEAEEHNIRLFVCKGKHVVHVKEVPFTRSSLNHDDIFILDTKSKIFQFNGCNSSIQERAKALEVVQYIKDTYHDGKCEVAAVEDGKLMADPEAGEFWGFFGGFAPLPKKVASDEDKTFASQPTKLLCVVKGKTEPVEADSLRRELLDTNKCYLLDCGIEVFVWMGRNTSLDERKAASGASEELVSGANRSKSHIIRVIEGFETVMFRSKFDSWPQTAEVTVSEDGRGKVAALLKRQGVNVKGLLKADPVKEEPQPYIDCTGNLQVWRVNGQEKILLPATDQSKLYSGDCCIFQYSYPGDDKEEYLIGTWFGKQSVEDDRVSAVSLASKMVESLKFMAAQARIYEGNEPIQFYLIFQSIIVYKGGLSDGYKKCIAENEVPDETYAEDGVALFRVQGSGPDNMQAIQVDTVASSLNSSYCYILHSGSTVFTWTGSLTTSDHHELVERQLDLIKPNMQSKPQKEGTESEQFWDLLGGKSEYSSQKIVKDAETDPHLFSCNFSNELSLLQVTEIYNFTQDDLMTEDIFILDCHSDIFVWVGQQVDSKNKLQALTIGEKFLEGDFLLEKLSREAPIYIVMEGSEPPFFTRFFTWDSSKSSMHGNSFQRKLTLVKNGGPPITEKPKRRTPVSYGGRSSVPDKSQRSRSMSFSPDRVRVRGRSPAFNALAATFENPSARNLSTPPPMARKIYPKSVTTDAAKLASKSEAIAALTASFEKTAPPRETMIPRSVKLSPKAPEPKADTNNKENSMSSRIESLTIQEDVKEGDAEDEEGLPIHPYERLKTTSTDPVTDIDVTKRETYLSSVEFKEKFGMTKEAFYKLPKWKQNKNKMALQLF; this is encoded by the exons ATGGCAGTTTCCATGAGAGATTTAGATTCAGCTTTCCAGGGAGCTGGTCATAAGGC TGGACTTGAAATATGGCGTATTGAAAATTTTCGACCTGTTCCTATCCCAAAGTCCTCCCATGGAAAGTTTTTTACAGGGGACTCGTATGTGATCTTGAAA ACAACAGCTTTAAAGAATGGAGCCTTGCGCCATGATATACATTACTGGCTCGGTAAAGATACCACTCAG GACGAAGCTGGTACTGCAGCCATCAAGACAGTTGAACTGGATGCAGCTCTCGGAGGACGTGCTGTTCAATACCGTGAAGTACAGGGTTATGAAACTGAAAAATTCTTATCATATTTTAAACCGTGTATTATACCTCAACAAGGTGGAATTGCATCTGGTTTCAAACATGCTGAGGCTGAAGAACACAATATACGGTTGTTTGTCTGTAAAGGAAAACACGTAGTCCATGTTAAAGAG GTTCCTTTCACCCGATCTTCACTCAATCATGATGACATTTTTATTCTTGATACAAAGTCTAAAATTTTTCAATTTAATGGTTGCAACTCATCTATTCAAGAGAGAGCAAAAGCATTGGAAGTTGTTCAATACATTAAAGACACATATCATGATGGGAAATGTGAAGTAGCTGCTGTCG AGGATGGGAAATTAATGGCTGATCCCGAGGCTGGAGAATTTTGGGGTTTCTTTGGTGGCTTTGCTCCACTTCCAAAGAAAGTGGCCAGTGATGAGGATAAGACCTTTGCTTCTCAACCTACTAAGCTACTTTG CGTTGTGAAGGGAAAGACAGAACCTGTTGAAGCTGATTCTTTGAGAAGGGAGTTACTTGACACGAATAAATGCTATCTATTAGATTGTGGGATAGAAGTGTTTGTTTGGATGGGGAGAAATACATCCCTTGATGAAAGAAAGGCTGCAAGTGGAGCTTCAGAG GAATTAGTCAGTGGTGCTAATCGATCAAAATCTCACATAATTCGTGTGATTGAGGGCTTTGAGACAGTGATGTTTAGATCTAAATTTGATTCATGGCCTCAGACAGCTGAAGTAACTGTCTCAGAGGATGGTAGAGGCAAGGTAGCAG CACTTTTAAAGCGTCAAGGGGTCAATGTGAAGGGCTTGTTGAAAGCGGATCCTGTTAAAGAAGAACCTCAACCATATATTGACTGCACAGGGAACTTACAG GTCTGGCGTGTTAATGGCCAGGAAAAGATTCTTCTTCCAGCTACCGATCAGTCAAAGCTTTACAGTGGAGACTGTTGCATCTTTCAGTATTCTTATCCTGGGGATGACAAGGAGGAATATCTTATAGGAACATGGTTTGGGAAGCAGAGCGTTGAG GATGACAGAGTTTCAGCTGTTTCTTTAGCAAGTAAGATGGTTGAGTCACTGAAGTTTATGGCTGCCCAG GCTCGCATCTATGAAGGAAATGAACCAATTCAGTTCTATTTAATCTTCCAAAGCATTATAGTTTATAAG GGTGGTCTTAGTGATGGCTATAAGAAGTGCATTGCAGAGAATGAAGTTCCAGATGAGACGTATGCAGAAGATGGTGTTGCATTATTTCGAGTACAGGGCTCTGGACCTGATAATATGCAAGCAATCCAAGTTGACACA GTTGCATCATCTTTGAATTCCTCTTATTGCTACATCTTACATAGCGGGTCAACTGTGTTTACATGGACTGGAAGCCTGACAACCTCAGATCACCATGAGCTTGTTGAAAGGCAGCTTGATTTGATTAAG CCTAATATGCAGTCAAAACCACAAAAGGAAGGTACAGAATCAGAACAGTTCTGGGATTTGTTAGGCGGAAAGTCTGAATATTCTAGCCAAAAGATTGTAAAGGATGCTGAAACTGACCCTCACCTTTTTTCTTGCAATTTTTCAAATG aACTGTCATTGTTGCAGGTGACAGAGATATACAACTTCACCCAGGATGACTTAATGACTGAAGATATATTCATCTTGGATTGTCACTCCGATATCTTTGTTTGGGTTGGCCAACAGGTTGATTCTAAGAATAAACTGCAAGCTTTGACAATTGGCGAG AAATTTCTTGAGGGGGATTTCCTTCTTGAAAAATTGTCTCGTGAAGCCCCAATTTACATTGTCATGGAAGGGAGTGAGCCACCTTTCTTCACTCGCTTCTTTACGTGGGACTCATCAAAATCTTCA ATGCACGGAAACTCGTTCCAGAGGAAACTTACTCTAGTGAAAAATGGGGGACCTCCAATCACAGAG AAACCAAAACGGAGAACTCCTGTTTCTTATGGGGGAAGGTCCAGTGTCCCTGATAAatctcagcgttcaagaagcatGTCTTTCAGCCCTGACCGAGTTCGCGTGAGAGGCAGATCTCCAGCTTTTAATGCCCTGGCAGCTACTTTTGAGAATCCAAGTGCCAGGAACCTTTCTACTCCACCTCCAATGGCTAGAAAAATATATCCAAAATCTGTGACTACAGATGCAGCAAAGCTGGCTTCAAAATCTGAAGCTATAGCAGCACTCACGGCTAGCTTTGAGAAAACAGCTCCTCCTAGAGAAACTATGATACCTCGATCTGTTAAAT TGAGCCCAAAAGCGCCCGAACCAAAAGCAGATACAAACAATAAGGAGAACTCCATGAGCAGCAGAATAGAATCTCTTACAATACAAGAAGATGTGAAAGAGGGTGATGCAGAAGATGAAGAAGGCCTCCCAATACACCCATACGAGCGCCTTAAAACAACATCAACTGATCCTGTTACAGATATTGATGTGACTAAAAGAGAG ACCTATCTTTCATCGGTGGAATTCAAGGAGAAATTTGGGATGACAAAGGAAGCTTTCTATAAGCTGCCCAAATGGAAACAGAACAAGAATAAAATGGCTCTTCAACTTTTCTGA